A section of the Streptomyces sp. SLBN-118 genome encodes:
- a CDS encoding ABC transporter ATP-binding protein yields MDGRAFAAVIALNALAATAGLAGPWLVGRVIDRIKGGTDVATVDRLAFAILCFALAQLLLARFARYVGHRFGERTSARIREQFVERALALPASVVERAGTGDLTARGTADVAAVGTTLRDAGPEVFIAVAQALFIIGAVFALDPLLGACGLLGLIGIWFAARWYLRRAHTDYLAEGAANSALAEVLSATASGARTVEALGLGERRIAACRDAVEECRRTRTRTLFLRSVLFPAVDVSYVLPVAVVLLLGGSLHAHGTLSLGAVVASALYLRQLSEPLDTVLFWLDQLQSSTAAFARVEGLGRASAAQAAAGAAPADDRIEVAGARYAYDGGRDVLHGVDLTVRPGERLAVVGPSGAGKSTLGRLLAGIDAPHTGTVTVGGVSLAELDPEQLRRQVVLVTQEHHVFLGTIRDNLLIAAPSATRTQLSAALAAVGAEWVTELPDGLDTELGAGAHRLDGAKAQQLALARVVLADPHTLILDEATALLDATTARHTERALAAVLKGRTVIAIAHRLHTAHDADRVAVLAEGRLAELGTHEELVAGGGAYAALWSSWHGRPSPG; encoded by the coding sequence ATGGACGGACGCGCCTTCGCGGCCGTGATCGCGCTCAACGCGCTCGCCGCCACGGCGGGGCTCGCCGGTCCCTGGCTGGTCGGACGCGTCATCGACCGCATCAAGGGCGGCACGGACGTCGCCACCGTGGACCGTCTCGCCTTCGCCATCCTCTGCTTCGCCCTCGCCCAGCTGCTGCTCGCCCGCTTCGCCCGGTACGTGGGACACCGCTTCGGCGAGAGAACCTCGGCCCGCATCCGCGAACAGTTCGTCGAGCGGGCGCTCGCCCTGCCCGCGTCCGTCGTGGAACGCGCCGGGACCGGGGATCTCACCGCGCGCGGCACCGCCGATGTCGCGGCCGTGGGCACCACGCTGCGCGATGCCGGGCCCGAGGTCTTCATCGCGGTGGCCCAGGCCCTGTTCATCATCGGCGCGGTCTTCGCCCTCGACCCGCTGCTCGGTGCCTGCGGGCTGCTCGGCCTGATCGGCATCTGGTTCGCCGCCCGCTGGTACCTGCGCCGCGCGCACACCGACTACCTCGCCGAGGGCGCCGCCAACTCCGCGCTCGCCGAGGTGCTTTCCGCCACCGCCTCCGGCGCCCGCACCGTCGAGGCACTCGGGCTCGGGGAACGGCGCATCGCGGCCTGCCGGGACGCCGTCGAGGAGTGCAGGCGGACCCGGACACGGACCCTGTTCCTGCGCAGTGTGCTGTTCCCCGCCGTGGACGTCTCGTACGTCCTGCCCGTCGCCGTCGTCCTGCTGCTCGGCGGCTCGCTGCACGCGCACGGCACGCTCTCCCTCGGAGCGGTGGTCGCATCGGCCCTATATCTACGACAGTTGTCCGAGCCGCTGGACACCGTCCTGTTCTGGCTCGACCAACTCCAGAGCAGCACCGCGGCGTTCGCCCGGGTCGAAGGTCTCGGCCGCGCCTCGGCGGCGCAGGCGGCGGCCGGCGCCGCTCCGGCCGACGACCGGATCGAGGTGGCCGGTGCGCGGTACGCCTACGACGGCGGGCGCGACGTCCTGCACGGCGTCGACCTCACCGTCCGGCCCGGCGAACGGCTCGCCGTCGTCGGCCCGTCCGGCGCGGGAAAGTCCACCCTGGGCAGACTGCTCGCCGGGATCGACGCCCCGCACACCGGCACGGTCACCGTCGGCGGCGTATCCCTGGCCGAGCTGGACCCCGAACAACTGCGCCGCCAAGTCGTCCTCGTCACCCAGGAACATCACGTCTTCCTCGGCACGATCCGGGACAACCTCCTGATCGCGGCCCCCTCGGCCACCCGCACCCAACTGTCCGCCGCCCTCGCCGCGGTCGGCGCAGAGTGGGTGACCGAGCTCCCGGACGGCCTCGACACCGAACTGGGCGCGGGCGCCCACCGCCTCGACGGGGCAAAGGCCCAGCAACTCGCCCTGGCCCGTGTCGTCCTGGCCGACCCGCACACGCTCATCCTTGACGAGGCGACGGCCCTGCTGGACGCGACGACAGCGCGGCATACGGAACGGGCGCTCGCCGCGGTTCTGAAGGGCCGCACGGTCATCGCCATCGCGCACCGACTGCATACGGCCCATGACGCGGACCGGGTGGCGGTCCTGGCGGAGGGGCGACTGGCGGAACTGGGGACACACGAGGAACTGGTGGCGGGAGGGGGTGCGTACGCGGCGCTGTGGAGCTCGTGGCACGGGCGCCCGAGCCCCGGCTAG
- a CDS encoding ABC transporter ATP-binding protein, giving the protein MVCLTLPPYLLSRAIDEGLQPGDFGALTGWVAALLGVGVLNAWLAIMRHRTMTRIRMDAVFRTVDIVIRQSTRLGAALPRLLTAGEVVTIGISDVRTISQTLTITGPGVGAVFAYLVVAVLLLTVSPLLTAVVLLGVPVLAVLVGPLLGRLQGAESAYRERQGRLAGRIGDLVGGLRVLNGLGGKGLYADHYRRGSQTLRAEGYRVGVVTSWIQALGVGLPAVFLAAVTWLAARMAAQGTITVGELVAVYGYVAVLVVPVAAFIEGGYDLGRGLVAARQVVRFLNLEPDCTDAADPVEPPAAPAVLHDPESGVRVTPGLLTALVSARPADCADVVDRLAGFTGSAAAWGGIRLDEMASAGIRERILVADNEADLFSGTLREVVAGRADRDEDAVAAAVHAAVAQDIVDTLPDGLDSAVDAQGRNLSGGQRQRIRLVRALLAEPEVLMALEPTSAVDAHTEAALASRLRTARAGRTTVVTSTSPLLLEHADSVYFLVDGTTAATGSHRELLAAEPGYRALVSRSAGEEGQE; this is encoded by the coding sequence ATGGTGTGCCTGACGCTGCCGCCGTATCTCCTGTCGCGGGCGATCGACGAAGGCCTCCAGCCGGGCGACTTCGGGGCGCTGACCGGCTGGGTCGCCGCACTGCTCGGCGTCGGAGTGCTCAACGCGTGGCTCGCGATCATGCGCCATCGCACCATGACCCGTATCCGGATGGACGCCGTCTTCCGTACCGTCGACATCGTCATCCGGCAGTCGACCCGCCTCGGCGCCGCGCTGCCGCGGCTGCTCACGGCGGGCGAAGTCGTCACCATCGGCATCAGCGACGTCAGGACGATCAGCCAGACGCTCACCATCACCGGGCCCGGCGTCGGGGCGGTCTTCGCCTATCTTGTCGTGGCCGTTCTCCTGCTCACCGTGTCGCCGCTGCTCACCGCAGTCGTGCTGCTTGGGGTGCCGGTGCTCGCCGTGCTGGTGGGGCCGCTGCTCGGACGGCTCCAGGGCGCGGAGTCGGCCTACCGCGAGCGGCAGGGCAGGCTGGCGGGGCGGATCGGGGATCTCGTCGGCGGGCTGCGCGTACTCAACGGACTGGGCGGCAAAGGGCTGTACGCCGACCACTACCGCCGCGGATCGCAGACGCTGCGGGCGGAGGGCTACCGGGTCGGCGTCGTCACGAGCTGGATCCAGGCGCTCGGTGTGGGGCTGCCGGCCGTGTTCCTGGCTGCCGTGACCTGGCTTGCGGCCCGGATGGCGGCTCAAGGGACCATCACCGTCGGTGAGTTGGTGGCGGTCTACGGCTATGTCGCGGTCCTCGTCGTGCCGGTGGCGGCCTTCATCGAGGGCGGCTACGACCTGGGACGCGGCCTGGTCGCGGCCCGCCAGGTGGTCCGTTTCCTGAATCTGGAACCGGACTGCACGGACGCCGCCGATCCCGTCGAGCCGCCGGCGGCGCCCGCCGTGCTGCACGACCCGGAATCGGGTGTGCGAGTGACGCCCGGACTGCTGACCGCGCTGGTCAGCGCGCGGCCCGCGGACTGCGCGGACGTCGTGGACCGGCTCGCCGGGTTCACCGGGTCGGCGGCGGCCTGGGGCGGGATACGCCTCGACGAGATGGCATCCGCAGGCATACGCGAGCGGATCCTGGTCGCCGACAACGAAGCCGACCTGTTCTCCGGCACGCTGCGCGAGGTCGTTGCCGGGCGCGCGGACCGCGACGAGGACGCCGTCGCGGCTGCGGTGCACGCGGCCGTCGCGCAGGACATCGTCGACACATTGCCCGACGGGCTCGACTCGGCGGTCGACGCCCAGGGCCGCAATCTCTCCGGAGGTCAGCGCCAGCGCATACGGCTCGTACGGGCCCTCCTCGCCGAACCAGAAGTCCTGATGGCCCTCGAGCCCACCTCCGCCGTCGACGCCCATACGGAGGCGGCGCTCGCCTCCCGGCTGCGTACCGCCCGCGCAGGGCGCACCACCGTGGTCACCAGCACCTCGCCGCTGCTCCTCGAACACGCCGACAGCGTGTACTTCCTGGTCGACGGGACCACGGCCGCGACCGGCAGCCACCGTGAACTGCTCGCGGCCGAGCCCGGATACCGCGCGCTGGTCTCCCGCAGCGCGGGCGAGGAGGGGCAGGAGTGA
- a CDS encoding copper chaperone PCu(A)C: MTSPSADPAGRRAAVAAAILVPVAACAVTLALLTAYVSSGEAGTPPARITITRARVVQPLPGRDTVAYFDLRNSGGADAALVSVEAPLLGSPTMLARDVESDGAGRMEKLPELKVPAGGEVRMSPSVGDVMVEDPPPLRLGERVDFVLRFRDGGELRAVAVVVRAGG, translated from the coding sequence ATGACCTCACCCTCCGCTGACCCCGCCGGGCGCCGGGCAGCAGTCGCCGCGGCGATCCTCGTGCCGGTCGCCGCGTGTGCGGTGACGCTCGCCCTGCTCACGGCCTACGTCTCCAGCGGCGAGGCCGGAACGCCCCCCGCCCGGATCACGATCACCCGTGCCCGCGTCGTCCAGCCGCTCCCGGGCCGCGACACCGTGGCCTACTTCGACCTGCGCAACTCCGGCGGCGCGGATGCGGCCCTGGTCTCGGTCGAGGCGCCGCTCCTCGGCTCGCCGACGATGCTCGCGCGCGATGTCGAGTCGGACGGGGCGGGCCGGATGGAAAAGCTGCCCGAGCTGAAGGTGCCCGCGGGCGGGGAGGTGCGGATGTCCCCGTCGGTGGGCGATGTGATGGTCGAGGATCCGCCGCCGCTGAGGCTGGGTGAACGCGTCGACTTCGTGCTCAGGTTCCGGGACGGGGGCGAGCTGCGGGCGGTGGCGGTGGTGGTGCGGGCGGGGGGCTGA
- a CDS encoding cation-translocating P-type ATPase: MSCAACVARVEKKLNRVDGVSATVNLATGLARITHPPEVGTDLLISTVEKAGYTARLPSPPVAANDEAHDGDGEEGDDGRERLVITALLAVPVLVLSMIPALQFDYWQWLCFTLAGPVVVWSSHPFHARALSGLRHATATMDTLVSLGVIASYLWSGYALYFGGASDPGMRMPFSWLPSSEGGTAHLYLEAAVGVPLFVLAGRYLEARAKRGTGSALRALAELGAKDVELKGSGERIAVSALRTGQEFMVRPGEKVATDGVVTDGSSALDLSLVTGESTPVEVGPGFRVVGGAVNSGGLLVVRATAVGADTQLARITRLVTDAQAGKARIQRLADAVAGVFVPAIVTVAACVLGFWLGAGADPEAAVTAAVAVLVVACPCALGLATPTAFLAATGHGARLGVLIKDPGALERLRRVDTAVFDKTGTLTTGRMTLVETVVAEGREAAEVLRLAGAVEYGSEHPVGRALVAAARRQAGGEPLPGTSRFRAVRGEGVYGHVDGREISVRSPRAAGPLPDVLHEGLLRAEEAGHTAVVVEIDSRPVALLAVGDTLRPSSGAAVTKLKRLGIEPILVTGDGSAAAQAVARELGITAVHAGVSPEGKSELVAALRAEGRQVAVIGDGVNDAAALARADLGIAMGSGTDAAIGAADITLVREDMAAVVDAVLLTRRTLATIRANLVWAFGYNVVTVPLAATGWLNPMFAALAMSASSVLVVGNSLRLRADGPRSRRRPPAAGRAVDRPAVRRGSDDLTLR, translated from the coding sequence ATGAGCTGCGCGGCCTGCGTGGCGCGGGTCGAGAAGAAGCTGAACCGCGTCGACGGAGTGAGCGCCACGGTCAATCTGGCCACCGGTCTCGCCCGGATCACGCATCCGCCGGAGGTGGGCACGGACCTGCTGATCTCCACGGTGGAAAAGGCGGGCTACACCGCCCGGTTGCCGTCCCCTCCGGTCGCCGCCAATGACGAGGCCCATGACGGGGACGGTGAGGAGGGCGACGACGGGCGGGAACGGCTGGTGATCACCGCCCTGCTCGCGGTGCCGGTCCTCGTCCTGTCGATGATTCCGGCCCTCCAGTTCGACTACTGGCAGTGGCTCTGCTTCACCCTCGCGGGACCGGTCGTCGTCTGGAGCTCTCACCCCTTCCACGCCCGGGCGCTCAGCGGGCTTCGCCATGCGACGGCCACCATGGACACCCTCGTCTCGCTGGGCGTGATCGCGTCCTACCTGTGGTCGGGGTACGCCCTGTACTTCGGCGGGGCGAGCGATCCGGGCATGCGGATGCCGTTCAGCTGGCTGCCCAGTTCCGAGGGCGGCACCGCGCATCTGTACCTGGAGGCCGCGGTCGGCGTACCGCTGTTCGTCCTGGCCGGGCGGTACTTGGAGGCGCGCGCCAAGCGCGGCACCGGATCGGCGCTGCGGGCGCTCGCCGAGCTGGGTGCGAAGGACGTGGAGCTGAAGGGGAGCGGTGAGCGTATTGCCGTCTCCGCCCTGCGGACCGGGCAGGAGTTCATGGTCCGGCCGGGCGAGAAGGTCGCCACCGACGGTGTGGTGACCGACGGCAGTTCGGCGCTGGACCTTTCGCTCGTCACCGGTGAGTCGACTCCGGTGGAGGTGGGGCCCGGCTTCCGCGTCGTCGGCGGTGCCGTGAATTCCGGCGGGCTGCTCGTCGTCCGCGCCACGGCCGTCGGAGCGGACACCCAACTCGCCCGTATCACCCGGCTGGTGACCGACGCCCAGGCGGGCAAGGCGAGGATTCAGCGGCTCGCCGACGCCGTCGCGGGCGTGTTCGTCCCGGCCATCGTCACGGTCGCGGCCTGCGTGCTCGGCTTCTGGCTCGGAGCCGGTGCCGACCCGGAGGCGGCGGTCACCGCGGCGGTCGCCGTCCTGGTCGTCGCCTGCCCGTGCGCGCTGGGGCTCGCGACCCCCACCGCGTTCCTGGCGGCGACGGGGCACGGTGCGCGGCTCGGCGTACTGATCAAGGACCCGGGAGCGCTGGAGAGGCTGCGCCGCGTCGACACCGCCGTCTTCGACAAGACCGGAACGCTCACCACGGGCCGTATGACGCTCGTCGAGACAGTCGTGGCCGAGGGCCGGGAAGCCGCTGAGGTGCTGCGTCTCGCGGGCGCGGTGGAGTACGGCTCCGAACATCCCGTCGGACGGGCCCTGGTGGCAGCCGCGCGCAGGCAGGCGGGCGGCGAACCGCTGCCCGGGACATCGCGCTTCCGGGCCGTACGGGGCGAAGGCGTGTACGGCCATGTCGATGGCCGGGAGATTTCCGTACGCAGTCCACGGGCCGCGGGTCCGCTGCCGGACGTGCTGCACGAGGGGCTGCTGCGCGCCGAAGAGGCCGGGCACACGGCGGTCGTGGTCGAGATCGACTCCCGGCCCGTCGCCCTGCTCGCCGTCGGCGACACGCTGCGGCCCTCCAGCGGCGCGGCGGTGACCAAGCTCAAGCGCCTGGGCATCGAACCGATCCTGGTGACCGGCGACGGGTCCGCCGCGGCGCAGGCCGTCGCCCGGGAGCTGGGCATCACCGCCGTACACGCGGGCGTCAGCCCCGAGGGCAAGTCGGAGCTGGTCGCCGCACTGCGCGCCGAAGGACGGCAGGTCGCGGTGATCGGTGACGGGGTCAACGACGCGGCCGCGCTCGCCCGCGCCGACCTCGGCATCGCGATGGGCAGCGGAACGGACGCGGCGATCGGAGCCGCCGACATCACTCTCGTACGGGAGGACATGGCGGCCGTCGTCGACGCGGTGCTCCTCACCCGCCGCACGCTCGCCACGATCCGGGCCAATCTCGTCTGGGCCTTCGGCTACAACGTGGTCACCGTGCCGCTGGCCGCGACCGGGTGGCTCAATCCGATGTTCGCGGCGCTTGCGATGTCCGCGAGCTCCGTGCTCGTCGTCGGGAACAGCCTGCGGCTGCGCGCCGACGGGCCTCGGTCGCGCAGACGGCCGCCCGCTGCCGGCCGGGCCGTTGACCGGCCCGCCGTACGGAGGGGCTCCGATGACCTCACCCTCCGCTGA
- a CDS encoding NACHT domain-containing NTPase, producing the protein MEVALVPADEKQQEESEFEAEVLRISRALFAQENEFQGSTYIGTAERDGVFVGPDSVTIVECTVSRHKNKAEKDGKKLQEACLAMARQNPFKSIKGFFVTRDEPTADQRTVIKGFGRPLIACSFAQLRSQLVDSLRYLELRASYPFGSAREPSSGDYSDLKPYVAVDPVESGTSESFSIDRVAQQVADGRSVLLYGDYGAGKSMFLRELYQRLAKDHRRNPFRPFPILLNLRDHQGQVLPVEALERHARAIGFPTPSQLVRAWRSGDVTLILDGFDEIATPGWIGRMSAMRDIRRRSVELVRRFCEESRASTSIVLAGRAHFFDSEREMRNALGVRDNSLFLMAGEPTEEQTKKILNAYGWHEALPDWLPSRPLLLSYLGSSSALYGSTEGTFGRSAGEGWHMMLDRIAEREASMEVGVDGFTVRRVLERLATQARRSSDGLGPISQDELTSVFQSVCGYAPDEGSYQLLQRLPGLGAMDSVDGSRRFVDVSLADAARAGDVVACVLDPNTDSPLLELTDSVACLDEVGVDVAATRLEAEGIASSGGSYSSAIAFQRRGVSDAVIGDIIRVAARLWPEDEPRTSISLHEIELRGFSLTADAKSYDWLSFQNCLIQELDLTDHSGYALPHFQNCLIGQMTGVAGWSALQADRFVDCEVAQFDAQMSTAKGILALKTTPMNKVLLTILKKIYAQRGTGRKESALFRGLDTRHRELVPEAVQRLTGAGLITPARSSGTRIYLPVRGMASRVRRILQAPQSSTDSILDD; encoded by the coding sequence ATGGAGGTGGCCCTCGTGCCAGCGGACGAGAAGCAGCAAGAAGAGTCCGAGTTCGAGGCCGAAGTCCTGCGCATATCCCGCGCACTCTTCGCCCAGGAGAACGAGTTCCAAGGTTCCACCTACATCGGCACCGCCGAACGTGACGGCGTCTTCGTAGGGCCGGACTCGGTCACCATCGTCGAGTGCACTGTCTCCCGCCACAAGAACAAGGCGGAGAAGGACGGCAAGAAGCTCCAAGAGGCGTGTCTGGCTATGGCCCGCCAGAACCCGTTCAAGTCCATCAAAGGTTTCTTTGTCACGCGCGACGAACCCACCGCCGACCAACGCACGGTCATCAAGGGGTTTGGCCGGCCCCTCATTGCATGCAGCTTCGCCCAGCTTCGAAGCCAACTCGTCGACTCTTTGCGGTACCTGGAACTGCGTGCGTCCTACCCCTTCGGCAGCGCGCGCGAACCGAGCAGCGGCGACTACAGCGACCTCAAGCCTTACGTGGCGGTCGACCCAGTGGAAAGCGGAACCAGCGAATCGTTCTCGATCGATCGTGTCGCCCAGCAGGTGGCGGACGGCAGATCCGTCCTCCTGTATGGCGACTACGGCGCCGGCAAGAGCATGTTCCTCCGCGAGCTGTACCAGCGTTTGGCCAAGGACCACCGCAGGAACCCGTTTCGGCCGTTCCCCATCCTCCTCAACCTGCGCGATCACCAGGGCCAGGTCCTGCCCGTCGAGGCCCTGGAGCGCCACGCTCGCGCCATCGGATTCCCCACGCCCTCCCAGTTGGTCCGTGCATGGCGCTCGGGCGACGTGACGCTCATCCTGGACGGCTTCGACGAGATCGCGACGCCCGGATGGATCGGCAGGATGTCAGCCATGCGCGACATCCGCCGCCGGTCTGTGGAACTTGTGCGCCGGTTCTGCGAGGAGTCTCGCGCCTCGACCTCCATCGTCCTCGCTGGGCGCGCCCATTTCTTCGACAGCGAGCGCGAGATGCGCAACGCGCTAGGCGTCCGCGACAACTCCCTGTTCCTGATGGCGGGCGAACCGACGGAGGAGCAGACGAAGAAGATCCTCAACGCCTACGGATGGCACGAAGCGCTCCCGGACTGGCTGCCCTCGCGTCCCCTACTGCTGAGCTACCTGGGCTCGTCAAGCGCGCTCTACGGATCAACCGAGGGAACGTTCGGCCGCTCGGCGGGTGAAGGCTGGCACATGATGCTGGACCGCATCGCCGAGCGAGAGGCCAGCATGGAGGTGGGGGTTGATGGATTCACCGTCCGGAGGGTACTGGAGCGGCTCGCTACCCAGGCGCGACGCTCCAGCGACGGCCTGGGGCCCATCTCACAAGACGAGCTAACGTCCGTCTTCCAGTCGGTGTGCGGTTACGCCCCAGACGAGGGCTCCTACCAACTCCTGCAACGGCTCCCGGGCCTCGGGGCCATGGACAGCGTCGACGGTTCACGGCGTTTCGTCGACGTCTCTCTTGCCGATGCGGCCCGAGCGGGCGACGTCGTAGCATGCGTGCTCGATCCAAACACGGACAGCCCGCTGTTGGAGCTAACGGACAGCGTCGCCTGCTTGGACGAGGTCGGCGTCGACGTTGCCGCCACGCGGCTTGAAGCGGAAGGCATCGCGAGTTCGGGGGGCTCCTACTCGTCCGCCATTGCTTTCCAACGCCGGGGCGTCTCGGACGCCGTCATCGGGGACATCATCCGGGTTGCCGCGCGCCTCTGGCCCGAGGATGAGCCCCGCACTTCGATCTCCCTGCACGAGATCGAGCTTCGCGGCTTCTCGCTGACCGCGGATGCTAAGAGCTATGACTGGCTGAGCTTCCAGAATTGCCTGATCCAGGAATTGGACCTCACCGACCATAGCGGATACGCGCTCCCGCACTTCCAAAACTGTCTCATCGGGCAGATGACAGGAGTAGCCGGGTGGTCGGCGCTCCAGGCAGATCGCTTCGTCGATTGCGAAGTGGCCCAGTTCGACGCTCAAATGTCGACAGCCAAGGGCATCCTCGCCCTGAAGACAACACCGATGAACAAGGTTCTACTCACGATATTGAAGAAGATTTACGCCCAGCGTGGCACGGGGCGAAAAGAGTCCGCGCTCTTCCGCGGCCTGGACACCAGGCATCGGGAGCTGGTCCCGGAGGCGGTTCAAAGGCTCACCGGGGCTGGGCTCATCACCCCCGCCCGATCCAGCGGCACTCGGATTTACCTCCCGGTTCGGGGCATGGCGAGCCGGGTCCGGCGGATCCTCCAGGCTCCACAGTCGAGCACCGACAGCATCCTCGACGACTGA
- a CDS encoding site-specific DNA-methyltransferase — protein sequence MINANPSVEAHYEALESQWNSVDGSLEFERLVVPTGNSDKPFHRWFHLKEAFSVDLLPTILKQLSFEGMSELRVLDCFAGGGTTLVSALEMSSEVRVTATGIEQNPFLHHVSSSKVRALQAGPHLAQQLRNAYEEVQRLYTSDAPFMASPPALSTFSNEAYFPPSLLTSLLRIKAAIEHCDAPALACDLLLTAAASCVESSSRLRRDGRALRYASERQPREPWVEFSIRVQQMIEDTDSSQSAAGMASVTLGDGRRPLLYIDESKKKDLVVFSPPYPNNIDYTEIYKTEAWYLGFYEDSEQFRSQRLRTLRSHPSVRFSDEYDYESSGDAEAVRELLKPILDAVPDDRYATGRRQLIKGYADDMLTLFRHCRKIISSEGRLVYVVGNSAHGSGNALFVIAADLMMARLAELSNWHVEEISVARSLRRRITNSRFLRESVVTLSPG from the coding sequence ATGATCAACGCAAACCCCAGCGTGGAAGCCCACTACGAAGCACTCGAATCCCAATGGAACTCGGTCGATGGCTCACTTGAATTCGAGCGCCTAGTTGTCCCTACAGGCAACAGCGATAAGCCATTCCACAGATGGTTTCACTTGAAAGAGGCTTTTTCGGTAGACCTCTTGCCTACGATACTAAAGCAGTTGAGTTTTGAAGGTATGTCAGAACTCAGAGTCTTGGACTGCTTCGCTGGTGGCGGTACAACGCTCGTGAGCGCGCTGGAGATGTCTTCCGAGGTTCGGGTTACAGCAACCGGGATTGAGCAAAACCCATTTCTGCATCATGTCTCGAGTAGCAAAGTAAGGGCCCTGCAGGCGGGCCCGCACCTGGCTCAGCAACTCAGAAACGCCTATGAAGAAGTACAGCGCCTCTACACGAGCGACGCTCCCTTCATGGCCAGCCCCCCTGCGCTCTCAACTTTCTCCAATGAGGCATACTTTCCGCCTTCCCTTTTGACTTCACTGTTGCGTATCAAAGCAGCGATTGAGCATTGTGACGCGCCGGCTCTAGCCTGTGACCTTTTGCTCACTGCTGCAGCATCCTGCGTGGAATCTTCGAGCCGGCTTCGAAGGGATGGGCGAGCTCTTCGCTACGCTTCTGAAAGGCAGCCCAGGGAGCCATGGGTTGAGTTCTCAATTCGCGTTCAGCAGATGATTGAGGACACGGACAGCTCGCAGTCAGCGGCAGGTATGGCATCCGTCACACTCGGAGATGGAAGGCGGCCACTGCTATACATCGACGAATCGAAAAAAAAGGACCTGGTGGTCTTCTCCCCTCCCTACCCGAATAACATCGACTACACCGAGATATATAAAACCGAAGCATGGTATCTAGGATTCTACGAGGATTCGGAACAGTTCCGCTCTCAGCGACTTAGGACTCTCCGAAGCCACCCGAGCGTACGATTCTCCGACGAGTACGACTACGAATCATCTGGTGATGCAGAAGCTGTACGCGAGTTGCTCAAGCCGATATTGGACGCCGTGCCTGACGATCGATACGCCACCGGCAGGAGGCAATTGATCAAGGGATACGCAGACGATATGCTCACGCTTTTCCGCCACTGCCGGAAGATCATCTCTAGCGAAGGTCGCTTGGTCTACGTGGTTGGTAATTCGGCTCATGGAAGCGGAAACGCCCTTTTTGTTATCGCCGCCGATCTCATGATGGCCCGTCTCGCTGAGCTCTCGAACTGGCATGTCGAGGAGATTTCCGTAGCACGGAGTTTGCGGCGTCGCATAACGAACTCACGTTTTCTACGAGAGAGTGTCGTGACGCTATCTCCCGGCTAG
- a CDS encoding aldo/keto reductase, which produces MRYRTIGQNPDTRREVSVLSLGAMLFGTVTDEATSFAILDRYVEAGGTFIDTSNNYAFWVGGTQGGESEALLGRWRRSRGIGDEVVIATKLGGRPLAPSSGFSKNIEGLSATVIRESAERSRERLGVGKLDLLYAHVQDDAVPLQEVVESFAGLVADGSVGLLGVSNHWAWRVERARSLAAAAKLPGFEVLQYHHSYLRRRTDRPTLRSPDGEVGVVSGDLLSYVRAEPGLALVAYSPLLAGSYVREDKPLDAGFDHAGTPVRLAALRDVAKEAGATVNQVVLAWLIGGEIPVIPLVGASSVAQLDESLAAVDLELTAEQRARLDAAV; this is translated from the coding sequence ATGCGATACCGCACCATCGGCCAGAACCCGGACACCCGGCGCGAGGTGAGCGTGCTGAGCCTCGGCGCGATGCTCTTCGGGACCGTCACCGACGAAGCCACGTCGTTCGCGATTCTCGACCGGTACGTCGAGGCCGGTGGGACCTTCATCGACACCTCCAACAACTACGCGTTCTGGGTGGGCGGCACCCAGGGCGGGGAGAGCGAGGCACTGCTCGGCCGCTGGCGCCGCAGCCGGGGGATCGGTGACGAGGTCGTGATCGCGACCAAGCTCGGCGGGCGGCCGCTCGCGCCGTCCAGCGGTTTCAGCAAGAACATCGAGGGCCTGTCGGCCACGGTGATCCGCGAGTCCGCCGAGCGCAGCCGGGAACGGCTCGGTGTCGGGAAGCTGGATCTGCTCTACGCGCATGTCCAGGACGACGCCGTGCCGTTGCAGGAGGTCGTCGAGTCCTTCGCCGGGCTGGTCGCCGACGGCTCCGTCGGTCTACTCGGCGTGAGCAACCACTGGGCGTGGCGCGTCGAGCGGGCCCGTTCGCTGGCGGCGGCGGCCAAACTGCCCGGCTTCGAGGTGCTGCAGTACCACCACAGCTATCTGCGGCGCCGCACCGACCGGCCGACGCTGCGCTCCCCCGACGGCGAGGTCGGCGTGGTCTCCGGAGACCTGCTCAGTTATGTGCGGGCCGAGCCGGGGCTGGCGCTGGTCGCCTACTCGCCTCTGCTGGCGGGGAGTTACGTACGCGAGGACAAGCCCCTGGACGCGGGCTTCGACCACGCGGGCACGCCCGTACGGCTCGCGGCGCTGCGCGATGTGGCCAAGGAGGCCGGAGCCACCGTCAACCAGGTCGTGCTGGCCTGGCTGATCGGGGGCGAGATCCCGGTGATCCCGCTGGTCGGGGCATCGTCGGTGGCGCAGCTCGACGAGAGTCTGGCCGCGGTCGACCTGGAGCTGACGGCGGAGCAGCGGGCCAGGCTCGACGCGGCTGTGTGA